A region of Polynucleobacter sp. JS-Mosq-20-D10 DNA encodes the following proteins:
- a CDS encoding M20 aminoacylase family protein yields the protein MRLLPEIIDSASAIQEIRRNIHAHPELRFEENRTSDLVAEALSSWGITVYRGLGKTGVVGRLDGELGPGKMIGLRADMDALPLQEHNNFEHTSKNPGKMHACGHDGHTAMLLGAAQYLSNHRDFTGSVIFIFQPAEEGGAGAQEMINDGLFKQFPCDAVFGLHNWPGLAEGHFGVTSGPMMASSNTFEITIRGKGGHAALPHNSADPVLAGTQVVQALQSIITRNKRPVDAAVLSVTQFHAGETSNVIPDSAFIGGTVRTFTIEVLDLIEQRLREISHNVASAFDCQAEVHFARNYPPLINHDKEVNFASEIMSDLVGAQNVNTSIDPTMGAEDFAFMLLEKPGCYVFLGNGDGDHRSVGHGMGPCHLHNPSYDFNDALIPVGVSYWVKLAQRYLEK from the coding sequence ATGCGATTACTTCCAGAAATTATCGACTCCGCATCAGCTATTCAAGAGATTCGCCGCAATATTCATGCGCATCCAGAATTACGTTTTGAAGAAAATCGTACGTCCGATCTGGTAGCTGAGGCACTTTCGAGCTGGGGAATTACGGTTTATCGCGGCCTTGGAAAAACTGGAGTTGTTGGAAGACTCGATGGGGAATTGGGTCCAGGCAAGATGATTGGATTGCGTGCCGACATGGATGCACTACCATTACAAGAACACAATAACTTTGAACATACTTCAAAGAATCCCGGCAAGATGCATGCCTGTGGCCATGATGGTCACACTGCCATGCTCTTGGGTGCCGCTCAATACTTATCCAACCATCGAGACTTTACCGGTTCAGTCATTTTCATTTTTCAGCCAGCAGAAGAGGGTGGTGCCGGCGCGCAAGAAATGATCAATGATGGACTCTTTAAGCAATTTCCTTGCGATGCTGTCTTTGGTCTGCATAACTGGCCAGGACTTGCCGAAGGGCATTTTGGTGTGACATCTGGCCCGATGATGGCTTCCAGTAATACTTTTGAAATCACCATTCGAGGTAAAGGTGGACATGCCGCCTTGCCACACAATAGCGCTGATCCCGTACTTGCTGGCACCCAAGTTGTACAAGCATTGCAAAGTATCATTACACGTAATAAGCGCCCAGTAGATGCAGCAGTGTTATCGGTAACGCAGTTCCATGCGGGTGAGACTAGTAACGTTATTCCGGATAGTGCTTTTATTGGTGGAACCGTTCGCACATTTACCATCGAAGTCTTAGATTTAATTGAACAACGTTTGAGAGAGATCTCACACAATGTAGCTAGCGCATTTGACTGTCAAGCAGAGGTTCACTTTGCTCGCAACTATCCTCCACTCATCAATCATGACAAGGAAGTGAATTTTGCAAGCGAGATAATGAGTGATCTGGTCGGGGCACAAAACGTCAATACCTCTATCGACCCAACAATGGGCGCAGAAGACTTTGCATTCATGCTCCTAGAGAAACCGGGTTGCTATGTGTTTCTAGGCAATGGTGATGGCGATCATCGCTCGGTAGGTCATGGCATGGGCCCTTGCCATCTTCATAACCCCTCTTATGACTTTAATGACGCACTGATCCCAGTAGGCGTTAGCTACTGGGTCAAGCTAGCTCAACGCTACTTAGAAAAATAA
- the bioD gene encoding dethiobiotin synthase has product MTLSTYTGFFVTGTDTEVGKTLVSGALILKLRESGIHTVGFKPVVAGTYIDASGQTLNEDLETLRIASGLKSREQSLCPFVLDVAAAPHLVAQKNNVHLDATRILDEFNALTSAFDSVVVEGAGGFLVPLNEQEDLGDVAQAMDLPVILVVGMRLGCINHALLTCEAIVSRQLTIAGWVANTLAEEMPLLTENIQTLKDRIFAPFLGLIPTLPQQLQKLEDAPYFIEALGFAAEHIKLPE; this is encoded by the coding sequence ATGACACTAAGTACATATACTGGTTTTTTTGTCACGGGAACTGATACGGAAGTTGGCAAAACTTTGGTCAGCGGCGCACTCATTCTTAAACTGAGAGAATCTGGTATTCACACGGTGGGCTTTAAACCCGTGGTTGCAGGCACTTATATTGACGCTAGTGGCCAAACACTCAATGAAGACTTAGAGACATTGCGTATTGCTTCAGGATTAAAGTCACGCGAGCAAAGTCTTTGTCCATTTGTTTTAGATGTGGCGGCAGCCCCCCATCTCGTTGCCCAGAAAAATAATGTGCATTTAGATGCTACCCGAATCTTAGATGAATTCAATGCATTGACCTCAGCATTTGATTCGGTAGTAGTTGAAGGTGCAGGTGGATTTTTAGTCCCTCTAAATGAGCAAGAGGATTTGGGGGATGTAGCGCAGGCGATGGATTTACCAGTCATTCTCGTAGTGGGTATGCGCTTGGGCTGCATTAATCATGCCCTGCTCACTTGTGAAGCAATTGTGTCGCGCCAGTTGACAATTGCGGGCTGGGTAGCCAACACGCTTGCAGAAGAAATGCCTCTATTAACTGAAAATATTCAAACCCTGAAAGACCGAATTTTTGCACCTTTTTTAGGTCTTATTCCGACTCTTCCACAGCAGCTTCAGAAATTAGAGGATGCCCCCTATTTCATTGAGGCCTTAGGGTTTGCTGCAGAGCATATAAAACTACCGGAGTAA
- a CDS encoding 8-amino-7-oxononanoate synthase codes for MSAHFRARDMAEHQIADLDAQLLRRKLRTTVSPCDTKARVDQRELKAFCSNDYLGLANHPELVAALAEGAKRYGAGSGASHLISGHSIAHDLLEKKLAAYESKHIPNARALFLSTGYLANINAITGLSKLANQGEVSIYSAKLNHASLIDGVRLASSQTKAKVTLFDHQNLDFLKEELKQDAHPLKLIVVDGVFSMDGDIAPVKDLLDLAEQYDALLMVDDAHGFGVLGEQGHGILEQSSVHSERIIYIGTLGKAAGVSGAFICAASPFIEWLIQKGRPYIYSTATPPAIAHTLLTSLELIEGKEGIARRKQLNQLIQIWRDEMTFQKWEKTPSSTPIQPVILGSNASALAAAKCLDEAGYWIPAIRPPTVPIGSSRLRITFSANHSVDDLRELIKTLQMIEQEIKSN; via the coding sequence ATGAGTGCCCACTTTAGAGCTCGCGATATGGCAGAGCATCAAATTGCTGACCTAGATGCGCAGTTGCTCAGACGTAAATTGCGTACCACCGTATCACCCTGTGATACCAAGGCTCGGGTTGACCAACGAGAACTCAAAGCATTTTGTAGTAATGACTACTTAGGTCTGGCCAATCACCCTGAATTAGTTGCTGCGCTTGCGGAAGGTGCAAAACGATATGGGGCTGGAAGCGGTGCATCACACTTAATCAGCGGCCATAGCATTGCGCATGACTTGCTTGAAAAAAAATTAGCAGCCTATGAGAGTAAACACATTCCCAATGCAAGAGCATTGTTCTTGAGTACCGGCTATCTTGCAAACATCAATGCCATTACCGGTCTCAGTAAACTTGCCAATCAAGGTGAAGTGAGTATTTATTCAGCCAAACTCAATCATGCCTCTTTGATTGATGGTGTTCGTCTAGCAAGTTCACAAACTAAAGCCAAAGTGACTTTGTTTGATCACCAAAATCTCGATTTTCTAAAAGAAGAATTAAAGCAAGATGCGCACCCACTCAAATTGATTGTGGTCGATGGCGTCTTCAGTATGGATGGAGATATCGCGCCCGTAAAAGATCTACTTGATCTTGCCGAACAATATGATGCGCTACTGATGGTAGATGATGCGCATGGCTTTGGTGTACTTGGCGAACAGGGCCATGGCATTCTGGAGCAATCGAGCGTACATTCAGAAAGAATTATTTACATTGGCACGCTTGGCAAAGCAGCTGGCGTTAGCGGTGCATTTATTTGTGCAGCCTCACCCTTTATTGAATGGCTCATCCAAAAAGGGCGCCCCTATATTTACAGCACTGCTACGCCGCCTGCGATTGCACATACCCTACTTACCAGCTTGGAACTAATCGAGGGTAAGGAAGGTATTGCGCGTCGCAAACAATTAAATCAACTGATTCAAATTTGGCGCGATGAAATGACTTTCCAAAAGTGGGAAAAAACGCCCTCATCCACCCCAATACAGCCTGTGATCTTAGGAAGTAATGCCAGCGCATTGGCAGCTGCTAAGTGCTTAGATGAGGCAGGTTATTGGATTCCAGCAATCCGACCGCCTACCGTTCCTATTGGCAGCTCTCGTCTTCGTATCACTTTTTCTGCAAACCATAGTGTTGATGACCTACGCGAGCTGATCAAGACATTGCAGATGATTGAGCAAGAGATAAAAAGCAATTGA
- the bioA gene encoding adenosylmethionine--8-amino-7-oxononanoate transaminase, producing MKLISDPNQTSLVDRSLDAVWHPCTQMKHHESLPLIAITKGKGAWLFDDQGNALLDCISSWWTNLFGHSNPRINQAITSQLEKIEHVMLAGFTHPPVVELSEKLSALTQGHLGHVFFASDGASAVEIALKMSHHFWRLNHQPQKKKFVCLENGYHGETLGALAVTDVAIFREAYGSLLQDVFTAPSPDARKAQPGESAHDVAMQAAEKLEELLKTEHHNIAAIIIEPLVQCAGQMAMYSPEYLRSVRLLCDNYNIHLIADEIAVGCGRSGKFFACEHAGIWPDFLTLSKGISGGYLPLSLSMTTAKIYQAFYGDQMQQGFLHSHSYTGNPLACAAALACLEIFETESVLEKNLERSKDLSSAFAWAKIDPRVQHWRQQGMILAFDVKPESLQRKNTFSREMFSAGMAEGILIRPIGNTIYVMPPYILSTEEAIQMGASIQRALNKVLI from the coding sequence ATGAAGCTTATTTCTGATCCAAATCAAACCTCTCTGGTTGATCGCAGCCTAGATGCCGTTTGGCATCCCTGCACTCAGATGAAGCATCACGAGTCATTGCCATTAATTGCCATTACAAAAGGCAAGGGTGCTTGGCTCTTTGATGACCAGGGCAATGCCCTCCTAGATTGCATTAGCTCCTGGTGGACCAATCTGTTTGGTCACTCCAATCCGCGCATCAACCAAGCCATTACGAGTCAGCTTGAAAAAATTGAACATGTCATGCTCGCTGGATTTACCCACCCTCCCGTTGTGGAACTGTCCGAGAAACTATCCGCTTTAACTCAAGGCCATTTGGGTCACGTGTTTTTTGCATCCGATGGTGCGTCTGCAGTAGAGATTGCTTTGAAGATGAGCCACCACTTCTGGCGACTCAATCATCAGCCCCAAAAGAAAAAATTTGTCTGCCTAGAAAATGGTTACCACGGTGAAACTTTGGGCGCATTAGCAGTCACTGATGTTGCCATCTTTCGAGAAGCATATGGGTCGCTATTGCAAGATGTTTTTACCGCGCCTTCACCTGATGCACGAAAAGCACAGCCTGGTGAAAGCGCTCACGATGTCGCCATGCAGGCAGCAGAAAAATTAGAAGAGCTACTGAAGACAGAGCATCACAATATCGCCGCAATCATTATTGAACCACTCGTTCAATGCGCTGGGCAAATGGCAATGTACTCTCCTGAATATTTGCGCTCAGTAAGATTGCTCTGTGATAATTACAATATTCACTTGATCGCTGATGAGATCGCAGTAGGCTGTGGTCGATCAGGAAAGTTTTTTGCTTGTGAGCATGCGGGAATTTGGCCCGACTTCTTGACGCTTTCTAAAGGTATCAGTGGTGGATACCTTCCGTTGTCACTCTCGATGACAACTGCCAAAATTTATCAGGCCTTTTATGGCGATCAAATGCAACAGGGTTTCTTGCACTCGCATTCCTACACGGGTAATCCATTGGCATGCGCTGCTGCCCTCGCCTGCTTAGAAATCTTCGAGACTGAATCTGTTCTTGAAAAAAATCTTGAGCGCAGTAAAGACCTGAGCAGTGCATTTGCTTGGGCAAAAATTGATCCTCGTGTTCAACATTGGCGCCAGCAGGGAATGATCTTGGCATTCGACGTCAAGCCCGAATCACTTCAGCGTAAAAATACTTTTTCACGAGAGATGTTTTCAGCAGGTATGGCAGAGGGTATTCTCATCAGACCCATTGGTAATACGATTTACGTCATGCCGCCGTATATTCTCTCTACTGAAGAAGCGATACAAATGGGCGCCTCTATACAGCGTGCCCTAAATAAGGTGCTGATATGA
- the bioB gene encoding biotin synthase BioB, whose product MQATQTIEKPLTQVKSQKDLHKEVDALGAWSVAQVEALFALPFSDLIFRAQETHRANFPDGDVELATLLSIKTGGCPEDCGYCPQAARYDTDVKANKLMDLEEVLEAAKAAKAAGSNRFCMGAAWREPKDRDIEKVTAMIKGVKALGLETCATLGMLEPKQAQALQEAGLDFYNHNLDTSEDFYRSVISTRGYQDRLETIANVRAVGMSVCCGGIVGMGESRKQRAAFLARLANLSPYPESVPINHLVPVAGTPLADQKPLDPLEFVRTIAVARITMPLARVRLSAGRQELGRAVQAMCFQAGANSIFYGEQLLTTGNPEAEQDRELLAELGLKTKQSCKTEVLV is encoded by the coding sequence ATGCAGGCCACTCAAACTATTGAAAAACCCCTCACCCAAGTCAAGTCTCAAAAGGATTTGCATAAAGAGGTAGATGCTTTGGGTGCATGGTCAGTAGCCCAGGTTGAGGCTCTCTTTGCCCTGCCATTTAGCGATTTGATATTCAGGGCACAAGAGACTCATCGCGCCAACTTCCCTGATGGTGATGTGGAACTGGCTACGCTTCTGTCGATTAAGACTGGCGGCTGCCCTGAGGATTGCGGGTATTGCCCTCAGGCTGCCCGATATGACACTGACGTCAAGGCGAACAAGTTGATGGATTTAGAGGAGGTGCTTGAAGCTGCCAAAGCTGCCAAAGCTGCTGGATCTAACCGCTTTTGCATGGGCGCCGCTTGGCGGGAGCCCAAAGACCGTGATATTGAAAAAGTCACCGCGATGATTAAGGGTGTCAAGGCTTTGGGTCTTGAAACCTGTGCGACCCTGGGGATGCTGGAGCCCAAGCAGGCACAAGCCCTCCAAGAGGCGGGCTTAGACTTCTACAACCACAACCTGGATACCAGCGAGGACTTCTATCGCTCAGTTATCTCTACTCGGGGTTACCAAGACCGGTTGGAGACGATTGCTAATGTGCGTGCTGTAGGCATGTCAGTCTGTTGTGGCGGTATTGTGGGCATGGGTGAGTCCCGTAAACAACGTGCAGCCTTCTTGGCGCGTTTGGCTAATTTAAGTCCGTATCCAGAGTCAGTCCCCATTAACCATTTGGTTCCTGTAGCAGGAACCCCTTTGGCAGATCAGAAGCCCTTGGATCCACTTGAATTTGTGAGGACCATTGCTGTAGCTCGCATCACTATGCCGCTTGCACGAGTGCGCCTCTCGGCTGGACGTCAGGAGCTGGGTAGGGCAGTTCAGGCCATGTGCTTCCAGGCTGGCGCCAATTCGATTTTCTATGGTGAGCAACTGCTCACTACCGGTAATCCAGAGGCAGAACAAGACCGTGAGCTATTGGCTGAGTTAGGCTTGAAGACTAAGCAGAGCTGCAAAACAGAGGTTTTAGTCTAA
- the coq7 gene encoding 2-polyprenyl-3-methyl-6-methoxy-1,4-benzoquinone monooxygenase yields MTLIDRFIIEFDTALRSVAGGAQAHRPVPGSNTPSSGLLDAKEREHAAGLMRVNHVGEVCAQALYQAQKLVARNPEIRQMLDDSGQEEMDHLAWCETRLQELSSHTSYLNPIWYAGSFAIGLAAGLAGDKWSLGFVAETEKQVENHLESHLEKLPAEDERSRAIVDQMRIDEIEHGQAAILAGGVALPKPIQSLMQAMSKVMTSTAYKI; encoded by the coding sequence ATGACCTTAATCGATCGCTTCATTATTGAGTTTGACACAGCCCTCCGATCGGTAGCCGGGGGCGCTCAAGCCCATCGTCCAGTGCCGGGTTCCAATACCCCATCAAGCGGATTATTGGATGCCAAAGAGCGAGAACATGCGGCTGGATTAATGCGTGTGAACCACGTAGGCGAGGTCTGCGCTCAAGCTCTTTATCAAGCTCAAAAATTAGTAGCTCGCAACCCTGAAATTCGGCAGATGCTAGATGACTCTGGCCAAGAAGAAATGGATCATTTGGCTTGGTGCGAAACACGCCTCCAAGAGTTGAGCTCACACACCAGTTATCTCAACCCAATTTGGTATGCAGGATCCTTTGCAATCGGCTTGGCTGCTGGCTTGGCGGGCGATAAGTGGAGTCTGGGATTTGTTGCTGAAACCGAAAAGCAGGTGGAGAATCACCTCGAGAGTCACCTCGAAAAATTACCTGCAGAGGATGAGCGTTCTCGCGCAATTGTTGACCAAATGCGCATCGATGAAATTGAGCATGGGCAGGCCGCAATTTTGGCTGGTGGAGTGGCCTTACCGAAGCCCATTCAGAGTCTAATGCAGGCAATGTCTAAGGTGATGACAAGCACTGCTTACAAAATCTAG
- the mraZ gene encoding division/cell wall cluster transcriptional repressor MraZ encodes MFQGASALNLDAKGRMSVPAKHRDALLVQGEGRITLTKHPDGCLLLFPRPEWETFRSRVAQLPMDAHWWRRIFLGNAAELDLDSAGRILVSPELRSAAGIEKEVMLLGMGSHLELWDAATYAAKEQAAIAQGMPEALKQFNF; translated from the coding sequence GTGTTTCAAGGTGCGTCAGCTCTCAATTTGGATGCAAAAGGCCGCATGTCTGTGCCGGCAAAGCATCGTGACGCCTTGTTAGTTCAAGGTGAGGGCCGAATTACGCTCACAAAACACCCCGATGGATGCCTACTGCTATTCCCTCGACCTGAGTGGGAAACCTTTCGCTCACGGGTAGCGCAATTGCCGATGGATGCCCATTGGTGGCGTCGTATTTTCCTTGGCAATGCTGCAGAACTGGATTTGGACAGCGCCGGAAGAATTTTGGTGAGCCCAGAGTTGCGATCAGCCGCTGGTATTGAAAAAGAAGTGATGCTGCTCGGTATGGGCAGTCATCTAGAGTTGTGGGACGCCGCTACTTACGCTGCAAAAGAACAGGCTGCCATTGCACAAGGTATGCCTGAAGCCCTGAAGCAATTTAATTTTTGA
- the rsmH gene encoding 16S rRNA (cytosine(1402)-N(4))-methyltransferase RsmH — MNITHRPVLLAEAVTALVSGPLITSPLASKNLLLIDGTFGRGGHTQALLARLPANAQMISFDKDLDAIAVAEKINDSRLRIVHDSFAQMDQYADPESVDGILLDLGISSPQVDEAHRGFSFRKDGPLDMRMNTDQGLTAAEWLEQASQEDITSVIKTYGEERFAFQIAKAIVAKREEGLSPKTTLQLAGLVASVVRTREVGQDPATRTFQALRIFINRELEDLELGLKAALNLLKPGARLAVISFHSLEDRIVKQFLQSHAKVAVPRGLPVRDRDLPQSALEIIGRVKPSDEEVRENPRARSAIMRIAEKRAGVSA, encoded by the coding sequence ATGAACATAACTCATCGCCCAGTATTACTGGCCGAGGCGGTGACGGCGCTGGTCAGTGGACCACTTATCACCTCCCCTTTGGCTTCAAAAAATCTACTCTTGATCGATGGAACCTTTGGGCGCGGTGGTCATACTCAAGCTCTGTTAGCGCGACTACCTGCAAATGCACAAATGATTTCTTTCGACAAGGATTTAGATGCGATAGCAGTAGCGGAAAAAATCAACGACTCTCGTTTACGCATCGTGCACGACAGTTTTGCACAGATGGATCAGTACGCGGATCCAGAATCAGTCGATGGAATTCTGTTGGATCTCGGTATCAGCTCTCCACAGGTGGACGAAGCACATCGTGGGTTCTCCTTTCGCAAGGATGGTCCGCTCGATATGCGCATGAACACAGATCAAGGCCTAACAGCAGCGGAGTGGTTGGAGCAAGCATCACAAGAGGACATCACCAGCGTGATTAAGACTTACGGTGAGGAACGTTTTGCATTTCAGATCGCTAAAGCCATTGTGGCAAAGCGAGAAGAAGGCTTATCTCCAAAAACAACCTTGCAATTAGCGGGTCTAGTAGCCAGCGTGGTTCGTACAAGAGAAGTTGGTCAAGATCCTGCGACTCGTACTTTCCAGGCACTCCGTATTTTTATTAATCGTGAGTTAGAAGATTTGGAGCTCGGATTAAAAGCAGCGCTTAATTTATTGAAGCCAGGCGCACGTTTGGCGGTGATTAGCTTCCATTCTTTGGAAGATCGTATTGTGAAGCAGTTTTTGCAGTCGCATGCCAAGGTTGCAGTGCCTCGGGGTTTGCCTGTCCGCGATCGAGACTTGCCTCAAAGCGCCCTAGAAATTATTGGGCGCGTTAAGCCAAGTGATGAAGAAGTTCGAGAAAACCCCCGTGCTCGTTCCGCCATCATGCGTATTGCTGAAAAACGTGCAGGAGTATCAGCTTGA
- the ftsL gene encoding cell division protein FtsL, protein MNRATLTLLVLLLVCALSLVAAQQRARKLFISLDRAQIEERKLNQDWLRLEYEQRNLSKSARIRDVARNQLHMAPISPERTLYLKEAR, encoded by the coding sequence TTGAATCGCGCTACGCTTACCTTATTAGTATTGCTATTAGTTTGCGCACTATCTTTAGTAGCAGCACAACAGCGTGCACGTAAATTATTTATTTCCTTAGATCGCGCACAAATCGAGGAGCGCAAACTCAATCAAGACTGGCTTCGCTTGGAGTATGAGCAGCGCAATCTATCGAAGTCCGCACGAATTCGGGATGTTGCTCGAAATCAGTTGCACATGGCCCCTATATCTCCAGAGCGTACTTTGTACTTAAAGGAGGCTAGATGA
- a CDS encoding penicillin-binding protein 2, producing MRTVGFSTTPNLVLRLPMWRSRLMLFMLFFVFMLLLIRAFWIQGPGNAFYEAKGVRGTQRELELPASRGKILDRNGQVIATSLEAKSVIAYNDTVPDDLTADKVQKLAKLLQLSESELRKKLKEDRKQIFLKRQVDPVVAQQIKELEIPGIGLNNEYRRFYPEGEAMAHVVGFTNVEDRGQEGMELSREKELAGHPGARRVVVDRLGRVVEDVAILQLPQNGKDLQLSIDSKIQFLAYNAVKNAVEQHRASAGGAVVLDTQTGEILALANYPSYNPNDRKKLTGEQLRNRVLTDTFEPGSTIKPLTVAIALEKGVITPNTNMVIGAKYLVGPKPITDTHPYSNLTISQIIQKSSNIGTAKIAMNNLSAEEMWNFYTSVGLGQAPKIGFPGAVAGIVHPYKKWMPTDQARIAFGYGISGSLFQVARAYTIFARDGDLVPLTIERSPDFKPGTHIISAKTAIEMRSMMESVTESGGTAIKAQAEGYRVGGKTGTAHKLVGKSYGNKYRAYFAGLAPISAPRIVVAVMIDEPTGGSHYGGDVAAPVFSTIVSETLRTLNVLPDSNVKQMTLQDKNPTEIQIAAVKTNAAVLKR from the coding sequence ATGAGGACTGTAGGTTTTTCAACTACACCCAATCTAGTATTGCGTCTGCCAATGTGGCGGTCACGCCTAATGCTGTTCATGTTGTTCTTCGTATTTATGCTATTACTAATCCGCGCTTTTTGGATTCAGGGTCCGGGAAATGCTTTTTATGAAGCCAAAGGTGTACGTGGTACACAGCGTGAATTGGAATTGCCTGCTTCCCGTGGAAAGATATTGGATCGCAATGGCCAGGTGATTGCTACGAGCTTAGAGGCAAAGTCAGTGATCGCTTATAACGATACTGTGCCTGATGATTTAACTGCAGATAAGGTTCAGAAGTTAGCGAAACTATTGCAGCTAAGTGAGTCCGAATTACGTAAAAAGTTAAAAGAGGATCGTAAGCAGATTTTTTTGAAGCGCCAAGTGGATCCAGTAGTTGCGCAACAGATTAAGGAATTAGAAATTCCAGGGATTGGCTTGAATAACGAATACCGTCGCTTTTACCCAGAAGGTGAAGCGATGGCGCACGTTGTTGGTTTTACAAACGTGGAAGATCGTGGCCAAGAGGGCATGGAACTTTCAAGAGAAAAAGAATTAGCTGGGCACCCAGGCGCTCGTCGAGTGGTTGTTGATCGCCTCGGTCGTGTTGTTGAAGATGTTGCAATTTTGCAGTTACCGCAGAATGGCAAAGATCTGCAACTTTCCATTGACAGTAAGATTCAGTTTTTGGCTTATAACGCTGTTAAAAATGCAGTTGAGCAGCACCGTGCGAGCGCTGGTGGTGCAGTCGTCCTGGATACCCAGACTGGCGAGATCTTGGCTTTAGCAAATTACCCAAGCTATAACCCAAACGATCGTAAGAAGCTAACGGGTGAGCAGTTACGTAATCGTGTTTTGACCGACACCTTTGAGCCTGGCTCAACAATCAAGCCGTTAACTGTGGCAATTGCTTTGGAGAAGGGTGTCATCACTCCTAATACCAATATGGTGATTGGTGCTAAATACTTGGTGGGTCCAAAACCGATTACGGATACCCACCCTTACAGCAACTTAACTATTTCTCAAATCATTCAGAAATCCAGCAATATTGGTACAGCCAAAATTGCGATGAATAATTTATCCGCAGAAGAGATGTGGAATTTTTATACATCTGTTGGTCTTGGTCAGGCGCCGAAGATTGGTTTTCCTGGTGCGGTAGCTGGCATAGTCCATCCTTATAAAAAGTGGATGCCAACAGATCAGGCGCGGATTGCGTTTGGTTATGGAATTTCAGGTTCGCTCTTCCAAGTTGCTCGCGCCTACACCATCTTTGCGCGTGATGGCGATTTAGTACCTCTCACGATTGAGCGAAGTCCAGACTTTAAGCCCGGTACACATATCATTTCTGCCAAGACGGCCATTGAGATGCGCAGCATGATGGAGTCAGTAACCGAGTCTGGTGGCACTGCTATCAAGGCGCAAGCTGAAGGTTATCGAGTTGGTGGAAAAACAGGTACAGCACATAAATTAGTAGGTAAGAGCTATGGCAATAAATACCGTGCTTACTTTGCGGGTCTAGCGCCGATTAGTGCCCCTCGCATTGTGGTTGCCGTAATGATTGATGAGCCGACTGGTGGCAGTCATTATGGTGGTGATGTTGCTGCACCAGTCTTCTCAACTATTGTGAGTGAGACCCTACGTACCTTAAATGTATTGCCAGATAGCAATGTTAAGCAGATGACGCTGCAGGATAAAAATCCTACAGAAATTCAGATTGCTGCAGTTAAAACCAATGCAGCGGTTTTAAAAAGATGA